A region of Jonquetella anthropi DSM 22815 DNA encodes the following proteins:
- a CDS encoding F0F1 ATP synthase subunit delta, with product MKTLLPLAEAARLEGLKSVDFLPAIQALELCPELGRTLASPLLTHQEKLGLLSSLKLDHRAANTLVLLAEGGKISQARDLARLLRLRAIVTAGGALGILSSARPISEENRHRLEKATARRLGVSFVVLEPQIDADLYGGFRIIVSGVTYDYSLAGALRDLGSLLLEV from the coding sequence ATGAAGACCCTGCTTCCCTTGGCCGAGGCCGCCCGGCTTGAGGGCCTGAAGAGCGTCGATTTTCTTCCGGCAATTCAGGCGCTCGAGCTCTGCCCGGAGCTCGGCCGGACTTTGGCCTCTCCCCTGCTGACTCATCAAGAAAAGTTGGGGCTGCTGTCTTCCCTCAAGTTGGATCACCGAGCGGCTAACACGTTAGTCCTGCTGGCCGAGGGCGGAAAAATCAGCCAAGCGCGCGACTTAGCCCGGTTGCTTCGGCTGCGGGCCATCGTCACCGCAGGCGGCGCCTTGGGCATTCTCTCCTCAGCCCGTCCGATCAGCGAGGAAAACCGCCATCGGCTCGAAAAAGCGACCGCCCGGCGGCTTGGTGTCTCCTTTGTAGTGCTGGAACCGCAGATTGACGCCGATCTGTACGGCGGCTTCCGAATCATCGTGTCCGGCGTCACGTACGATTATTCGCTGGCCGGAGCCCTCCGGGATTTGGGCAGTCTGCTGCTGGAGGTATAA
- a CDS encoding L-2-amino-thiazoline-4-carboxylic acid hydrolase, which translates to MKYGIMPKFMWAAFHGSFERALKSELQVEDARFVMAAAHRDYKKILSEVDEFDKKSRFKVCILSASLFLAVLMNLPFHPTVEQMKNYFRKAMCDNFFMKLAAIKSDSYTPKGRAKLKADAAFSQTVTNPYDWRFTVQDGESINQYTAVFTSCGICYLMKKWGYFEYTPALCALDYDMAAMNHSVFTRKSTLASGGSCCDCHYDHKA; encoded by the coding sequence ATGAAATATGGAATCATGCCAAAATTCATGTGGGCAGCGTTTCATGGAAGTTTTGAAAGAGCTTTGAAAAGTGAATTGCAGGTTGAAGATGCCAGGTTCGTGATGGCGGCGGCTCACAGGGATTATAAGAAAATCCTTTCGGAAGTGGACGAGTTTGACAAGAAGAGCCGATTTAAAGTCTGTATTTTGAGTGCGTCTCTTTTCCTCGCAGTGCTAATGAATTTGCCATTCCATCCGACCGTAGAGCAGATGAAAAATTATTTCCGCAAGGCGATGTGCGATAATTTTTTTATGAAATTGGCAGCAATCAAAAGTGATTCTTATACTCCTAAAGGCCGCGCTAAATTAAAGGCGGACGCCGCCTTCAGTCAGACGGTAACCAACCCGTATGACTGGCGTTTTACCGTTCAAGATGGAGAAAGCATAAATCAGTACACAGCCGTTTTTACAAGCTGCGGAATCTGTTATCTGATGAAAAAGTGGGGATACTTTGAATATACGCCGGCTCTTTGTGCGTTGGATTATGACATGGCGGCTATGAATCACTCGGTATTTACCAGAAAGTCTACACTCGCGTCCGGCGGGTCTTGCTGCGACTGCCATTATGACCACAAGGCATAG
- the tadA gene encoding tRNA adenosine(34) deaminase TadA, whose amino-acid sequence MMEQALCEARRAFAGGEVPVGAVVVDEKGNIIGRGYNLRAALHDPTAHAEIVALREAAQALGGWNLSGCSLFVTLEPCPMCAGALVQARIARVVFGCRDERAGACGSLYSILRDGRLNHRCDVAEGLMADECRSLLQSFFLAAREKKRQSLAAQSRFEGVETSRNE is encoded by the coding sequence ATGATGGAGCAGGCGCTCTGCGAGGCTCGGCGCGCGTTTGCTGGGGGAGAAGTGCCAGTTGGCGCAGTTGTTGTCGATGAGAAGGGGAATATCATCGGCCGAGGGTATAACCTTCGAGCCGCTCTGCATGACCCGACTGCTCACGCGGAGATTGTGGCGCTTCGTGAGGCCGCTCAAGCTCTGGGGGGCTGGAACCTTTCAGGCTGCTCGCTGTTTGTCACGCTTGAGCCGTGTCCGATGTGCGCCGGCGCCCTCGTCCAAGCTCGGATCGCTCGGGTCGTTTTCGGCTGTCGAGACGAGAGGGCTGGGGCCTGCGGGTCGCTGTATTCTATCCTTCGGGACGGGCGGCTGAATCACCGGTGCGACGTGGCCGAGGGGCTGATGGCCGACGAGTGCCGGTCGCTTTTGCAGAGCTTTTTCTTGGCGGCTCGGGAGAAAAAACGCCAGTCCTTGGCGGCTCAAAGCAGATTTGAAGGCGTTGAAACGTCCAGAAACGAATGA
- the atpD gene encoding F0F1 ATP synthase subunit beta, translating into MSQGYITQVLGPVVDVVFPVGQPLPRQLEALVAAVDGQEKVMEAASDLGNRTIRCIMMQSSEGLSRGLTVTATGEAIKVPVGKETLGRLFNPLGRVIDGGPELTDADRWSIHRSAPKFTEQNPTAEIMETGIKVIDLLAPYTKGGKIGLFGGAGVGKTVLIQELIHNVAKGHNSYSVFTGVGERTREGNDLWREMKAGGVLDKTALVFGQMNESPGARMRAALTGLTMAEYFRDVEHQDVLLFIDNIFRYVQAGSEVSSLMGRLPGAVGYQPTLANEMGSLQERITGTSAGSITSVQAVYVPADDLTDPAPATTFAHLDATTVLSRRIVEMGIYPAVDPLESTSRLLEPDTVGAEHYRIARGIQEMLQRYKELQDIIAILGMEELSAEDRLTVMRARKAQQFFSQPFATAQAFTGREGKYVTLRDTLRSFDALLSGELDKIPETAFSMTGGLDDLLAKAKEQ; encoded by the coding sequence ATGAGTCAGGGATACATAACGCAGGTGCTGGGCCCGGTGGTCGACGTCGTTTTTCCGGTCGGACAGCCGCTGCCCCGCCAGCTTGAAGCTCTCGTCGCCGCAGTCGACGGGCAGGAAAAAGTCATGGAAGCGGCGTCGGATTTAGGCAACCGCACCATTCGGTGCATCATGATGCAAAGCAGCGAAGGACTTTCCCGCGGGCTAACCGTTACCGCAACCGGCGAGGCTATCAAAGTCCCAGTCGGCAAAGAAACCCTTGGACGGCTCTTCAACCCGCTCGGCCGCGTCATCGACGGCGGCCCGGAACTGACCGACGCGGACCGCTGGTCCATCCACAGGTCTGCGCCCAAGTTCACCGAGCAGAACCCCACGGCAGAAATCATGGAAACGGGCATCAAGGTCATCGACCTGCTGGCTCCCTACACGAAAGGCGGCAAAATTGGCCTGTTCGGCGGCGCCGGCGTGGGAAAGACCGTCCTCATTCAGGAGCTCATCCACAACGTCGCCAAAGGGCACAACAGCTATTCGGTATTCACCGGCGTGGGCGAACGCACTCGCGAGGGCAACGACCTCTGGCGGGAAATGAAAGCCGGCGGCGTCTTGGACAAGACCGCCCTCGTCTTCGGACAGATGAACGAATCGCCGGGCGCCCGAATGAGAGCCGCCCTCACCGGCCTCACCATGGCCGAGTACTTCCGGGACGTAGAACATCAGGACGTCCTGCTGTTCATCGACAACATCTTCCGTTACGTCCAAGCGGGCAGCGAAGTCTCCAGCCTGATGGGTCGCCTTCCCGGCGCGGTCGGCTACCAGCCGACCTTAGCCAACGAAATGGGCAGCCTGCAGGAACGGATCACCGGCACGTCAGCCGGCTCCATCACGTCCGTTCAGGCGGTGTACGTCCCCGCCGACGACCTGACAGACCCGGCTCCGGCCACAACCTTTGCGCACCTTGACGCGACGACCGTCCTCAGCCGCCGCATCGTCGAAATGGGCATTTACCCGGCCGTGGACCCTCTGGAATCTACCAGCCGCCTCTTGGAACCTGACACCGTCGGAGCTGAGCACTACCGAATCGCCCGAGGCATACAGGAAATGCTTCAACGGTACAAAGAGCTCCAAGACATCATCGCCATCTTGGGCATGGAAGAGCTCTCCGCAGAGGACAGACTCACAGTCATGCGGGCGCGCAAGGCCCAGCAGTTCTTCTCCCAGCCGTTTGCCACCGCTCAGGCCTTCACGGGGCGGGAGGGCAAATACGTCACCCTTCGGGACACCCTGCGGTCGTTCGACGCCCTGCTGTCCGGCGAGCTGGACAAGATACCGGAAACCGCGTTCTCCATGACCGGCGGGCTGGACGACCTGCTGGCAAAGGCAAAAGAGCAATGA
- the smpB gene encoding SsrA-binding protein SmpB, with translation MPNSPDDKVAAVNRKARHDYEILETMECGLVLTGTEIKSIRAGRANLKDGYAKFKDGELWLENVHISPYEKATAWVKVEPHRARKLLLHRRELRRLQAKVKERGFTLVPLKLYVKGGKLAKIELGLARGKSAADRRDDIRERDVQRSIARELRNRN, from the coding sequence ATGCCGAACTCGCCGGACGACAAGGTCGCCGCAGTCAACAGAAAAGCCCGACACGACTACGAGATTCTGGAGACGATGGAATGCGGCCTCGTGCTGACCGGCACGGAGATTAAGTCCATCCGGGCCGGACGGGCCAACCTCAAAGACGGGTACGCCAAATTCAAGGACGGCGAACTGTGGCTTGAAAACGTCCACATTTCCCCCTACGAGAAGGCCACCGCATGGGTCAAAGTTGAGCCGCACCGAGCGCGCAAACTGCTGCTTCACCGTCGGGAGCTCCGCCGGCTCCAGGCAAAAGTCAAAGAGCGGGGCTTCACCCTCGTGCCGCTCAAGCTCTACGTCAAAGGCGGCAAACTTGCCAAAATTGAACTGGGCCTCGCGCGGGGAAAGAGTGCCGCAGACCGCCGGGACGACATCAGAGAGCGGGACGTTCAGCGCTCCATCGCCAGAGAACTGAGGAACAGAAACTGA
- the atpE gene encoding ATP synthase F0 subunit C: MSLTALGAGIAVLTGVGAGIGIGLATGKACESIARQPEAKNDVMKTMLLGCGLAEATAIYGFVVAMAVILLK, encoded by the coding sequence ATGTCTTTAACTGCTTTGGGTGCTGGGATCGCCGTTTTGACTGGCGTCGGTGCGGGAATCGGCATCGGCTTGGCAACAGGGAAGGCCTGTGAGTCGATCGCCCGTCAGCCGGAGGCCAAAAATGATGTGATGAAGACCATGTTGTTAGGGTGCGGATTGGCCGAGGCAACGGCTATTTACGGTTTCGTCGTCGCGATGGCAGTTATCCTTCTGAAGTAG
- the atpC gene encoding ATP synthase F1 subunit epsilon translates to MKTFQLDIVTPRQLFYSGPAEQLSFQSVDGSYGVLPGHEPTLTALSEGEVSFVVDGEWRYAVTSDGFVEIMPGYVRMLTMAAVRPEDIDAQRAQRAKERAQEQLKHQQNQQDYFRSQAALARALTRLKYARRKSS, encoded by the coding sequence ATGAAAACGTTTCAGCTGGACATCGTCACGCCGCGCCAGCTGTTTTACAGCGGGCCGGCCGAACAGCTCAGCTTCCAGTCGGTTGACGGCAGCTACGGCGTCCTGCCGGGACACGAGCCGACCCTGACCGCCCTCTCTGAGGGAGAAGTCTCCTTCGTCGTCGACGGCGAGTGGCGCTACGCCGTCACCAGCGACGGTTTTGTGGAAATCATGCCGGGCTACGTGCGCATGCTCACCATGGCGGCCGTCCGCCCCGAAGACATCGACGCCCAACGCGCCCAGCGCGCCAAAGAACGCGCGCAGGAACAACTGAAACATCAACAAAATCAGCAGGACTATTTCCGCTCTCAAGCCGCCTTGGCCCGCGCCCTTACGCGGCTCAAGTACGCCCGAAGGAAAAGCAGCTGA
- a CDS encoding zeta toxin family protein — translation MASNRKFLATVDYEVACEMLAIQSGLLTTEIIAEEGKENPDQSKIEKLTAESQALWDEKVSLQPDDFQAIQSVFARYGKAHECQTLSIKEYGRVLQKLREKVFKHVVSSEHPEIFILGGQPGSGKSTLLPSLARGKDIVTINGDEFRSAHPNYHQMMEKDPEHMAELTDPEVRRWTKEIFDEAIERHFTIAFESTMRQDEPLCTTLLTLKKEGYRVTACVKAVHENDSWERCEKRYQRGLQATGYGRKVSRASHDEAYARMPLTLQRIEKGGLADEIRIYDLEGTEIPHSKNSAAEEVLAIREKRGQELAQEANHRV, via the coding sequence ATGGCCAGTAACCGCAAGTTTTTGGCAACGGTGGACTATGAGGTGGCGTGTGAAATGTTGGCGATTCAGTCGGGGCTTTTGACGACTGAAATTATCGCAGAGGAAGGAAAAGAAAATCCCGATCAGTCAAAAATAGAAAAATTGACGGCGGAGTCACAGGCCCTGTGGGATGAAAAAGTCTCTCTTCAGCCGGACGACTTTCAAGCCATTCAGAGCGTGTTCGCTCGTTACGGAAAAGCTCATGAATGTCAAACTTTATCTATTAAAGAGTACGGCCGCGTCCTTCAAAAACTCCGAGAAAAAGTCTTTAAGCACGTCGTCTCCTCGGAGCACCCGGAAATTTTTATCCTCGGCGGTCAGCCTGGCTCAGGGAAAAGCACGCTTTTACCGTCGTTGGCAAGAGGAAAGGACATCGTGACTATTAACGGAGACGAGTTTCGATCGGCCCACCCGAATTATCACCAGATGATGGAAAAGGATCCTGAACATATGGCAGAACTTACAGATCCTGAAGTTCGCCGGTGGACGAAAGAAATTTTCGACGAAGCGATCGAACGGCACTTCACCATTGCTTTTGAGAGCACAATGCGACAGGACGAGCCGCTATGCACCACGCTGTTAACTCTAAAAAAAGAAGGTTACAGAGTTACAGCTTGCGTTAAGGCGGTACATGAAAATGACAGTTGGGAACGCTGTGAGAAACGATACCAGCGGGGACTGCAAGCGACCGGCTATGGACGTAAGGTGTCCAGGGCAAGCCATGATGAAGCCTATGCCCGAATGCCATTGACTTTGCAGCGGATTGAAAAAGGAGGTCTTGCCGACGAGATACGGATTTATGATTTAGAAGGGACTGAAATTCCGCATTCAAAAAATTCGGCAGCCGAAGAAGTACTGGCAATCAGAGAAAAGCGCGGCCAAGAGCTCGCCCAGGAAGCGAATCATCGAGTTTGA
- the atpF gene encoding F0F1 ATP synthase subunit B, translating into MFLKVDWNILWTVLNLLVLYLLARRFLFTPLRRAMKARQDAIADELKRASDARAVGEELQRHNEEQMHAASRAASRLVDDARDHADQAYEIILAQAKQDSRHELEEMRVRIAREEALAKERLQTQTASLILEAAAKLASRKMTDADDLTLIDRFCRGEE; encoded by the coding sequence ATGTTCCTCAAGGTTGACTGGAATATCCTCTGGACTGTGCTCAACCTGCTGGTGCTCTATCTTCTGGCGCGCCGGTTCCTTTTCACTCCGCTTCGCCGGGCGATGAAAGCCCGTCAGGATGCTATTGCGGACGAGTTGAAGAGAGCCTCTGACGCGCGGGCTGTCGGCGAGGAACTGCAGCGCCACAACGAGGAGCAAATGCACGCGGCCAGCCGGGCGGCTTCCCGACTTGTTGACGACGCGCGGGATCACGCCGACCAAGCCTACGAGATCATTCTCGCTCAGGCGAAACAGGACTCGCGGCACGAGCTGGAAGAGATGCGGGTACGGATTGCCCGCGAAGAAGCGCTTGCTAAGGAGCGGCTTCAAACGCAGACGGCTTCGCTGATTCTTGAGGCGGCGGCTAAGTTGGCCAGCCGAAAGATGACCGACGCAGACGACCTGACGCTAATCGACCGGTTCTGCCGGGGCGAAGAATGA
- a CDS encoding F0F1 ATP synthase subunit A: MTGTISQELQQAVTPQSVNLGLIQVPRSVVFSWGIVALLGVLFFLAGRRAKMRPGKLQLVGEVFVKTMDDFITGTLGARCAGLSPYFGALALYLAVANLSGLLDLVPPTKDLNVTAGLALCSFFVIYGTLLAVKGPKGALKRLIEPNPAMLPFNIIDMATRPLSLCMRLFGNIFGAFVVMTLVHHLTPAVVPSILGLYFDLFDGLIQMAVFVFLTLLFTQDVLD, from the coding sequence GTGACGGGTACTATCTCTCAAGAGCTTCAACAGGCGGTGACGCCTCAGAGCGTAAATTTAGGACTCATTCAAGTACCTCGTTCTGTCGTCTTTTCGTGGGGCATTGTCGCCTTGTTGGGCGTTCTGTTCTTTTTAGCCGGACGCCGGGCTAAGATGCGGCCGGGAAAGCTGCAGCTGGTTGGCGAAGTCTTTGTCAAGACAATGGACGACTTTATCACCGGAACGCTTGGGGCTCGGTGCGCCGGCCTTTCGCCGTATTTTGGCGCGCTGGCTCTCTACCTTGCGGTAGCTAACCTATCGGGCCTGTTGGATTTAGTTCCGCCGACGAAGGACCTGAACGTCACAGCTGGACTGGCGCTGTGCAGCTTTTTTGTCATTTACGGGACCCTTTTAGCCGTCAAAGGGCCGAAAGGGGCTCTAAAGCGGCTGATCGAGCCCAATCCCGCCATGCTTCCTTTCAACATCATCGACATGGCGACCCGACCTCTGTCGCTGTGCATGCGGCTTTTCGGCAACATTTTCGGCGCGTTCGTCGTGATGACGCTGGTTCATCATTTGACCCCCGCGGTCGTTCCGTCGATTTTAGGGCTGTACTTCGACCTGTTCGACGGGTTGATTCAGATGGCTGTTTTCGTTTTTCTCACGCTGTTGTTCACTCAGGATGTTCTTGATTAA
- the atpG gene encoding ATP synthase F1 subunit gamma: MAEIAALRERILSVKQTLKITSAMYLISQAKSRRARTQLEKVQPFFEVIKDTIADVLRHSTMVKHPYFGAPKLSHGEAGLVVISGDKGLAGSYNREVIDLTRRTAEAYDNVTLFCVGEMGRRMFIQRGMQPEPNFLYSAGEPTLSRAWEMSRQLLELFKKNKLREILLVYTRMTSPLSTSPLVLPLLPLDPNNPRWRDRSVRSDNVMIYEPSVDAVISRLVPSYLAGVLYAAMTESYCSENCDRRSAMQTATDNGNDMLNRLSKRYNRLRQEMITQQITEVTGGFEATN; this comes from the coding sequence ATGGCAGAAATAGCCGCCCTTCGCGAGCGAATCCTGAGCGTCAAACAGACCCTCAAAATCACGAGTGCCATGTACCTGATCAGCCAGGCGAAAAGCCGCCGGGCCCGCACTCAGCTCGAAAAGGTTCAGCCGTTCTTTGAAGTCATCAAAGACACCATCGCCGACGTGCTCCGTCACAGCACCATGGTAAAACACCCGTACTTTGGGGCGCCCAAGCTGTCGCACGGAGAAGCCGGGCTGGTCGTCATTTCCGGCGACAAAGGGCTTGCGGGCAGCTACAACAGGGAAGTCATCGACCTGACGCGACGCACCGCCGAGGCGTACGACAACGTGACGTTGTTCTGCGTCGGAGAAATGGGCCGGCGAATGTTTATCCAGCGGGGTATGCAGCCTGAACCGAACTTCCTGTACAGCGCCGGCGAACCGACTCTGAGCCGCGCGTGGGAGATGAGCCGCCAGCTTCTGGAGCTCTTCAAAAAGAACAAACTTCGGGAAATACTGCTCGTCTATACACGAATGACTTCCCCGCTCAGCACGTCACCGCTCGTCCTGCCGCTTCTGCCGCTGGATCCGAACAACCCGCGCTGGCGCGATCGGTCGGTCCGCTCCGACAACGTGATGATCTACGAACCGTCGGTCGACGCCGTCATCAGCCGGCTCGTCCCGTCCTATCTAGCCGGCGTGCTCTACGCCGCCATGACCGAATCGTACTGCAGCGAAAACTGCGACCGCCGCTCGGCCATGCAGACGGCAACCGACAACGGCAATGACATGCTGAACCGGCTTTCCAAGAGGTACAACCGGCTGCGCCAAGAAATGATCACTCAGCAAATAACCGAAGTAACCGGCGGCTTTGAGGCCACCAATTAG
- the atpA gene encoding F0F1 ATP synthase subunit alpha, with product MLSDGIIEELRERIRSFDMKLDARETGQVVSLADGIATVYGLDRVTYGELVVFEDDSLGMAMNLESDRVGVVLFSDGGGLREGTLCRRGGQAASVSCGDGLIGRVVNPLGEAIDGGAPIVGQKDMPVEREASGVMSRKPVNVPLKTGILAVDALVPVGRGQRELIIGDRQTGKTTIAVDAILNQKDQNVICIYCAIGQKNSSIAQIHASLRAAGALDYTFIVSSPASDSPSLQYLAPYAATAMGEYFMDQGRDVLIIYDDLSKHAVAYRALSLLLRRSPGREAYPGDVFYLHSRLLERSCRLEDHWGGGSMTALPIIETQAGDVSAYIPTNVISITDGQIYLESHLFRSGVRPAVNTGLSVSRVGGAAQPAGIRALAGNLRVTLARFAELEVFTQFAGDLDDATREALDSGHRLTEVLKQTPGSSLSTAGQLVTLYYVTSGGFSDVPLAHVRDFARDVRKYLSQEDGPLMQELERGEKLTDGQKEALDKRLAAFKAHEAPSWQK from the coding sequence ATGCTTTCTGATGGCATTATTGAAGAACTGAGGGAGCGGATCCGCTCCTTTGATATGAAGCTGGACGCCCGGGAAACCGGACAAGTCGTCTCTTTGGCCGACGGCATTGCCACCGTGTACGGATTGGACCGGGTCACCTACGGCGAGCTGGTCGTCTTTGAGGACGACTCGCTCGGCATGGCGATGAACTTGGAGTCTGACCGAGTCGGCGTCGTCCTGTTCAGCGACGGCGGCGGCCTTCGGGAAGGCACGCTCTGCCGCCGAGGCGGACAAGCGGCTTCAGTGTCCTGCGGCGACGGACTGATTGGCCGAGTGGTTAACCCGCTGGGCGAGGCGATCGACGGCGGCGCGCCGATCGTAGGCCAAAAGGACATGCCGGTGGAACGGGAAGCGTCTGGCGTCATGTCCCGCAAGCCGGTCAACGTGCCGCTCAAAACCGGCATCTTGGCAGTCGACGCTCTTGTGCCGGTGGGCCGAGGGCAGCGGGAGCTGATCATCGGCGACCGGCAGACCGGCAAGACGACGATCGCTGTGGACGCTATTTTGAATCAGAAAGACCAGAACGTCATCTGCATATACTGCGCCATCGGCCAGAAAAACAGCTCAATCGCCCAAATTCACGCGTCCCTTCGCGCCGCTGGAGCCTTGGACTACACGTTCATCGTTTCTAGTCCGGCCAGCGACTCGCCGTCGCTCCAGTACCTCGCCCCCTACGCCGCCACGGCCATGGGCGAGTACTTTATGGATCAGGGACGGGACGTGCTGATCATCTACGACGATTTGAGCAAACACGCCGTAGCATATCGGGCCCTGTCGCTTCTTCTGCGGCGCAGCCCGGGCCGCGAGGCGTACCCCGGCGACGTGTTCTACCTGCACAGCCGACTGCTGGAGCGCAGCTGCCGACTGGAAGATCACTGGGGCGGCGGCTCGATGACCGCCCTGCCGATTATCGAAACCCAAGCCGGCGACGTGAGCGCGTATATCCCGACGAACGTCATTTCCATCACCGACGGACAGATTTACCTTGAAAGCCACCTGTTCAGATCAGGAGTCCGCCCTGCCGTCAACACCGGCCTGTCGGTCAGCCGAGTGGGAGGCGCCGCCCAGCCGGCAGGAATCCGCGCTTTGGCCGGAAACCTGCGGGTCACTCTGGCGCGTTTTGCCGAGTTGGAAGTGTTCACCCAGTTCGCCGGCGACTTGGACGACGCCACGAGAGAAGCGTTGGACTCCGGGCACAGGCTGACAGAGGTCCTCAAACAGACGCCTGGCTCGTCTCTTTCGACCGCCGGCCAGTTAGTCACGCTGTACTACGTCACAAGCGGTGGTTTCTCCGACGTGCCGCTCGCCCACGTCCGTGACTTCGCGCGGGACGTCCGCAAGTACCTTTCCCAAGAGGACGGCCCTCTCATGCAGGAACTGGAACGCGGCGAAAAGCTGACCGATGGACAAAAAGAGGCACTCGACAAACGCTTGGCGGCGTTCAAGGCCCATGAGGCGCCTTCATGGCAGAAATAG
- a CDS encoding dipeptidase has product MKKAAPLVGLIASLVLSSAAFGCTVFAVGKNASADGTAMISHTCDSLSDHFGLKLIAAADHPAGSERLITQHGVGKAPDEADVPMSKIPEAPHTYRYLTSQYAFINEKGLAMGESTMSMTADDEHSQRAKKLMIENAFGLMNCYNLQEIALERCATAREAVELMGQLVSKYGWFSDGETMPITDGNETWVFEVYGNTMWAAWRVPDDEIFVAANRARLCHLDLTDKANVLAAPDMIDYAVKNGLISPKDANPKDFSPAEVFYPTIRLYSSLREWRALSVFAPSAKLDPWAYRFPLSVKPDKKVTVADLFALQGDWYGGTPFDLSKGKAAGPWGNPTRYRKQLNLGYKDCEYPRAINDYRQTYVQICQVDGRLPDEIKGVVWFGYGAADTTYLTPLWASMSELPALYSTGTRRTPYTPESGWWSCIRVQSIADWRYQPIRAEIHEARTPRMNEQFARVPELLKQSAELINKGDRSAGLELIQKYAYDQAQGWHDEWLKLGDRLFSKYCLGAIDMNLTPFPKEWAESIADGPFVRPDGTGGK; this is encoded by the coding sequence ATGAAAAAAGCTGCCCCGCTCGTTGGACTGATCGCTTCTCTTGTCCTCTCGTCTGCCGCGTTCGGCTGCACCGTGTTCGCCGTGGGCAAAAACGCCTCGGCCGATGGGACGGCGATGATCTCGCACACCTGCGACTCGTTGAGCGATCACTTTGGTCTGAAGCTGATCGCCGCCGCCGATCACCCGGCAGGAAGCGAGCGGCTCATTACCCAGCACGGAGTCGGCAAGGCGCCCGACGAAGCCGACGTGCCGATGTCGAAGATTCCTGAAGCTCCCCACACGTATCGATACTTGACGTCCCAATACGCCTTCATCAACGAAAAAGGGCTGGCGATGGGCGAAAGCACCATGTCCATGACAGCCGACGACGAGCACAGCCAGCGGGCGAAAAAGCTGATGATCGAGAACGCCTTCGGCCTGATGAACTGCTATAACCTGCAGGAAATCGCCCTCGAGCGCTGCGCGACTGCCCGCGAAGCGGTCGAGCTCATGGGACAGTTGGTTAGCAAGTACGGTTGGTTCTCGGACGGCGAGACGATGCCGATTACCGACGGCAACGAGACGTGGGTCTTTGAGGTATACGGCAATACGATGTGGGCCGCGTGGCGCGTGCCAGACGACGAAATATTCGTTGCGGCCAACCGGGCTCGGCTCTGTCATCTTGACCTGACCGACAAGGCGAACGTCTTGGCCGCGCCGGATATGATCGACTACGCGGTTAAGAACGGCCTGATCTCCCCAAAGGACGCCAATCCGAAGGACTTCAGCCCCGCCGAGGTCTTCTACCCGACAATCCGCCTGTACTCGTCGCTGCGCGAGTGGCGCGCCCTGTCCGTTTTTGCCCCGTCGGCAAAGCTGGATCCGTGGGCGTACCGCTTCCCGCTGTCGGTCAAGCCGGATAAGAAAGTGACCGTCGCCGACCTGTTCGCCCTGCAGGGCGATTGGTACGGCGGCACGCCGTTTGACCTGAGCAAGGGCAAGGCCGCTGGCCCTTGGGGAAATCCGACCCGCTACCGCAAGCAGCTCAATTTGGGATATAAGGACTGCGAGTACCCCCGGGCGATCAACGACTACCGTCAGACGTACGTTCAGATTTGCCAAGTCGACGGCCGGCTCCCGGACGAGATTAAGGGCGTCGTATGGTTTGGCTACGGCGCCGCCGACACGACGTACTTGACGCCGCTCTGGGCATCGATGAGCGAACTGCCGGCGCTCTACTCAACCGGCACGCGCCGCACTCCCTATACGCCCGAATCGGGCTGGTGGAGCTGCATTCGGGTTCAGAGCATTGCGGACTGGCGGTATCAGCCGATCCGAGCCGAGATTCACGAGGCGAGAACGCCCCGAATGAACGAACAGTTTGCTCGGGTTCCCGAACTGCTGAAACAGAGCGCGGAACTGATCAACAAGGGCGATCGGTCAGCCGGTCTGGAGCTCATTCAGAAGTACGCCTACGACCAAGCGCAGGGCTGGCATGACGAGTGGCTCAAGCTGGGCGACCGGCTGTTCAGCAAGTACTGTCTTGGAGCTATCGACATGAACCTGACGCCCTTCCCCAAAGAGTGGGCCGAGTCGATCGCCGACGGGCCGTTCGTCCGTCCCGACGGAACCGGCGGCAAATAA